The following are from one region of the Juglans regia cultivar Chandler chromosome 10, Walnut 2.0, whole genome shotgun sequence genome:
- the LOC109003113 gene encoding calmodulin-like protein 3, giving the protein MAIITVLLLAVLFIAGLVNILFRFPTKKFYASLKYVPANKSSSNISTTSPPTSHKERSPHNKAELKKIFATFDKNGDGFITKQEMRESLKNIKMVVTDKEVEEMVVKVDANGDGLIEFDEFCVLCESMVSEERAAGNYDEGDGAKGVESSEGTGDEEDDLKEAFDVFDKDRDGLITVEELGLVLCSLGLKEGKKKEDCKEMIRNVDMDGDGMVNFDEFKKMMKGGGRLLLAS; this is encoded by the coding sequence ATGGCGATAATTACCGTACTGTTATTAGCAGTTCTGTTTATTGCTGGTCTCGTTAATATACTCTTTCGTTTTCCCACCAAGAAATTCTATGCATCGCTGAAATATGTTCCAGCAAACAAATCTTCATCTAATATTTCCACCACTTCCCCACCAACCTCCCACAAAGAGAGGAGTCCCCACAATAAGGCTGAGCTCAAGAAGATCTTCGCCACCTTCGACAAGAACGGTGATGGGTTCATAACAAAGCAGGAGATGAGGGAGTCGCTGAAGAACATCAAAATGGTCGTGACAGATAAAGAGGTTGAAGAAATGGTCGTGAAAGTGGATGCTAATGGAGATGGGTTGATTGAATTTGATGAGTTCTGCGTGCTGTGTGAGTCCATGGTTAGTGAAGAGAGAGCAGCTGGGAATTATGATGAGGGAGATGGGGCAAAAGGTGTTGAAAGTAGTGAAGGTACTGGAGATGAGGAGGACGATTTAAAGGAGGCTTTTGATGTGTTCGATAAAGACAGAGATGGCTTGATTACGGTAGAGGAGCTGGGTTTGGTGCTGTGTTCTTTGGGGTTAAAAGAagggaagaagaaggaggaTTGCAAGGAGATGATTAGAAACGTTGATATGGATGGGGATGGTATGGTTAATTTTGATGAGtttaagaagatgatgaaaggtGGAGGCAGGCTTCTCTTAGCCTCCTAA